In Crassostrea angulata isolate pt1a10 chromosome 6, ASM2561291v2, whole genome shotgun sequence, a genomic segment contains:
- the LOC128186731 gene encoding translocon-associated protein subunit alpha-like: MWSILGKMMLIFLLVLPCTVMIFENDKVAVYAQDGDSVEGEDDEDTVVENEDGVEDADQAVTEKEKEDEEESTEEDQQLKPSPDADAVMLFTKPIGTTDLPAGHTIRFLVGFTNKGEKTFTVQSLECSFRYPQDYNFFIQNYTTAQYNQDVGSRKQATFEYGFTPNEGFAGRPFGLSILLNYKDEEGNSFMSPVFNETVNIVEPDEGLIDGETFFLYVFLAAIAVLLLVGAQQLLASFSKKHRSKKSHRQPVEMGTQNTDVDYDWIPKETLERDLNKSPGRSPKQSPRQRKSKRTAGSGEE; encoded by the exons ATGTGGTCCATCTTAGGAAAGATGATGTTGATATTTCTGCTGGTACTGCCATGCACAGTTATGATTTTTGAGAATG ATAAAGTAGCTGTGTATGCTCAAGATGGAGATTCTGTAGAAGGAGAGGATGACGAAGACACTGTTGTTGAAAATGAGGATGGGGTAGAGGATGCAGACCAGGCTGTTACTGAAAAAGAAAAG GAAGATGAAGAGGAATCGACTGAAGAAGATCAGCAGCTGAAACCTTCTCCTGATGCAGATGCTGTAATGCTCTTCACAAAACCCATTGGCACCACTG ATTTGCCTGCTGGCCATACCATCAGGTTTTTGGTTGGGTTCACCAATAAAGGAGAGAAGACCTTCACCGTGCAGTCACTCGAGTGTTCCTTCAGATATCCCCAAGACTACAACTTCTTCATTCAGAAC TACACAACAGCTCAGTACAACCAGGATGTGGGGTCAAGAAAACAAGCTACATTTGAATATGGATTTACCCCCAATGAAGGCTTCGCTGGTAGACCCTTTGGCTTGTCCATCTTGTTGAATTACAAGGACGAg gaAGGCAATTCATTCATGAGCCCTGTATTCAATGAAACTGTCAACATTGTGGAACCAGATGAGGGATTAATTGATGGAGAAAC GTTTTTCCTGTACGTGTTCTTGGCAGCTATTGCGGTTTTGCTATTGGTCGGTGCTCAGCAACTATTGGCTTCTTTCAGC AAGAAACATCGCTCAAAAAAGTCGCACCGCCAACCAGTGGAGATGGGCACACAGAATACAGATGTAGACTACGATTGGATCCCAAAGGAAACCCTGGAGAGGGATTTAA ACAAGTCACCGGGGCGTTCACCGAAACAATCCCCCCGCCAGAGGAAGAGCAAGAGGACCGCCGGGTCAGGAGAAGAATGA
- the LOC128186640 gene encoding uncharacterized protein LOC128186640 → MDDISALFLLRHRKSLHESLEINFKDDSKEFFMKASQIVDETGDVLKSVVGYTNAIKDEIVAIRDVVQSFLINISNKMSTILSTSVQKYDDFTEPETKSDLEFKDTVFSQQKAYLLKEMEALAKQQQHLQEVAYSIADLLIGVEKGSLDVIDNLQKTLKVFAVWKNCIDGTEVSYNTKPGNDVAKNDTSSKEPVQQEPCKPQEDDCPKLEKEKSTLESQTKSQNKNEIILNSSDIIFKDEQENDTQNERKEKKQRDENEENEIRERTHESNFKATETNDVKPQTGLQVTNSNDVDEDQREESGGSAVEKRIQRMDNTKEKSRVIGQSKKNDKGLTKKQSTKIENGHKNKNKTKQILDTSKQERKVVSSPVAGQTNALSSSRTVHKQKTSKSTANNETSETSKSQKRAIKSRTPDNKIAETQENHTEGRQEDKKSSSAKSSLKTDLQRMDTSDSHLEKRETWIDLQRKKEEMEKKKEEKEKERRNPQNWPTYTYEREPNEHSFHKGICCIVSALPGFDRFCLTTKCSDHPQDLEIFLKDKEERVMSSVVTVTSTTRSQIELELPLYIYIPCATNKQDQERELVLLMSQDGSPFHHATKLQPLNPPKKLTYLGTAVNNFTSLEMVVISRYVRSQFFVHPIGGDFEPTDDRNVLLRIPKDCFSCNTNIYFKVVDFQNLDLNERRLPNAQALTSLVGIEFDECLGKDVELELYPDTMISAEEASHVHQTTLKICKKTLVSNVSPTKFLERLQKSGLVEDNDAKEILEQTTEGSKMRQLLQLFKECSEKTYTKFLTCLEDISKETATILQKRQRNLKDKINMNLVLQDQSQKMVVLYHAENKGWDVLPTVRKEENPDAIFVTISKNKRQFQTIALLVPADKKDSELTSIGETLYNMSNETKVLVLVRQNPINFADVAVACTEPNSIPLAVEKLNSLGYTSNSTEMVEVGICDGEEIYFTTSGNIRILSPQTEIKLRFFQNFDVPVKEFKIVERDPQVQRFMRRYSGEVCFTVGSDSGTPHRTGSQTVYLPKPCVPLSTDVPLKAMAKYVSYEISSSGPVNLEKFLDRLSSHPGKFITFRDRVSDRDTCELFILNWIENQRVSDQMVILKFLKILHSDWEPIALKTDEVLKLYSLNGVFSNTNITKIAKSIGSKWENLAKKLDVSETTVGETKSYFKEDSNRALHTLDQWRLSDKVIHSGAKAAKPLRSAMQACGCGEDILFFVSMLG, encoded by the exons ATGGACGATATCTCCGCCCTGTTTCTTCTTCGACATCGAAAATCCCTTCATGAAAGTTTAGAAATAAACTTCAAAGATGACTCGAAGGAATTCTTTATGAAGGCTTCTCAAATTGTGGATGAAACAGGGGATGTTTTGAAATCAGTTGTTGGTTATACCAACGCTATCAAAGACGAAATAGTTGCCATTCGTGACGTTGTTCAGTCTTTCCTGATAAACATTTCGaacaaaatgtcaacaattttatCAACAAGCGTGCAAAAAT ACGATGATTTTACAGAACCAGAAACGAAATCGGATCTGGAGTTCAAAGACACAGTATTTAGTCAACAAAAGGCATACCTTCTGAAAGAAATGGAGGCACTTGCCAAACAGCAGCAACATCTTCAAGAAGTTGCTTATTCGATCGCAGACCTGTTGATAGGAGTCGAGAAAGGAAGTTTGGACGTCATTGATAATCTTCAAAAAACACTTAAAGTTTTTGCAGTCTGGAAAAATTGCATTGACGGGACTGAGGTCAGTTATAATACAAAACCAGGAAATGATGTGGCAAAGAATGACACTTCAAGTAAAGAGCCAGTACAGCAGGAGCCGTGTAAACCACAGGAAGACGATTGTCCAAAGCTTGAAAAAGAGAAAAGCACATTAGAATCTCAGACCAAAAGTCAGAATAAGAACGAAATAATTCTAAACTCCTCGGATATCATCTTTAAAGATGAGCAAGAGAATGACACTCAAAACGAGAGAAAAGAGAAAAAGCAGAGGGATGAAAACGAGGAAAATGAAATTAGAGAACGCACTCATGAATCCAATTTCAAGGCCACTGAAACCAATGATGTCAAACCACAGACTGGTTTACAAGTAACGAACTCGAATGATGTTGATGAAGACCAAAGAGAAGAGAGCGGAGGCTCTGCAGTTGAGAAACGTATCCAAAGAATGGACAATACAAAGGAAAAGAGCAGAGTTATTGGTCAATCCAAGAAAAATGACAAGGGGCTGACAAAAAAGCAATCGACAAAAATTGAAAACGGCcacaagaataaaaataaaacgaaacAGATTTTGGACACATCAAAACAGGAGCGTAAGGTCGTGTCATCTCCAGTTGCTGGCCAAACGAATGCGTTATCCTCGAGCAGAACTGTACATAAacaaaaaacttcaaaatctACCGCAAATAATGAAACAAGCGAAACGTCAAAAAGTCAAAAGAGAGCAATTAAAAGTAGAACTCCTGACAATAAAATTGCCGAAACCCAAGAAAATCACACTGAAGGACGACAGGAAGACAAAAAATCAAGTAGCGCAAAATCCAGTTTGAAGACGGATCTCCAGAGGATGGACACATCCGATAGTCATCTAGAAAAAAGGGAGACATGGATAGATTTacaaagaaagaaagaagaaatggaaaagaaaaaagaagagaagGAAAAGGAAAGAAGAAATCCACAAAACTGGCCAACCTACAC ttaTGAGAGGGAGCCAAATGAGCATTCATTTCATAAAGGCATATGCTGTATTGTATCGGCACTCCCTGGCTTCGACAGATTTTGCTTAACAACCAAATGTTCTGACCATCCTCAAGATCTAGAAATATTTCTGAAGGACAAGGAGGAACGCGTGATGTCATCTGTTGTGACGGTCACATCTACCACAAGATCTCAGATAGAACTAGAG CTGCCTCTTTACATTTATATACCCTGTGCTACCAACAAGCAAGATCAAGAACGAGAACTTGTTCTTCTGATGTCACAAGATGGATCACCATTCCATCATGCAACGAAACTTCAACCTCTGAATCCACCAAAA aaactaACTTATCTGGGAACTGCAGTGAACAACTTTACGTCACTGGAAATGGTTGTCATTTCCCGATATGTTCGCTCGCAGTTTTTTGTCCATCCTATCGGGGGAGATTTTGAACCAACAGATGATAGGAATGTGTTGCTTCGCATTCCAAAAGACTGTTTTTCTTGCAACACCAATATCTATTTTAAG GTAGTTGACTTTCAAAATcttgacttgaatgagagaagGTTACCAAACGCTCAGGCTCTGACATCACTGGTTGGGATTGAGTTCGATGAATGTTTGGGAAAAGACGTCGAGTTAGAACTTTATCCAGACACCATGATATCTG CCGAGGAGGCAAGTCATGTTCATCAGACAACTCTTAAGATATGCAAGAAGACGTTGGTTTCAAATGTTTCTCCAACCAAGTTTTTGGAACGCCTTCAAAAGAGTGGACTAGTTGAAGATAATGATGCAAAAGAAATTTTG GAGCAGACGACAGAAGGTAGCAAGATGCGTCAGCTACTCCAGCTGTTTAAGGAATGCAGCGAGAAGACATACACCAAGTTTTTAACTTGTCTTGAGGACATTTCAAAGGAAACTGCAACTATTCTGCAGAAAAGACAGAGAAATTTAAAggacaaaataaatatgaatttag TTTTGCAGGACCAATCCCAGAAAATGGTCGTGCTATACCATGCAGAAAATAAAGGTTGGGATGTCCTGCCTACAGTTCGCAAGGAAGAGAACCCTGATGCAATCTTTGTTACCATTTCAAAGAATAAAAGACAATTTCA AACTATTGCTCTGTTAGTGCCAGCAGATAAAAAGGACAGTGAGTTGACATCAATTGGAGAAACTTTGTATAACATGTCAAACGAAACAAAGGTTCTTGTTCTCGTACGCCAAAACCCGATAAACTTCGCTGATGTGGCTGTTGCATGCACAGAGCCAAACAGCATTCCGTTGGCTGTTGAGAAACTTAATTCACTTGGATACACCAGCAACTCAACAGAAATGGTAGAAGTTGGAATATGTGATGGAGaggaaatttattttacaacatcTGGAAACATTCGAATTCTGTCACCACAGACAGAGATAAAATTGAGGTTCTTCCAGAACTTTGACGTCCCCGTTAAGGAGTTTAAAATAGTGGAGAGAGACCCGCAAGTCCAGCGGTTTATGAGGCGGTACAGCGGCGAGGTTTGTTTTACGGTGGGATCTGACAGTGGCACTCCTCACAGAACAGGTTCACAAACTGTTTATCTACCAAAG ccatGCGTACCACTCTCCACGGATGTTCCAC TTAAAGCTATGGCTAAATACGTCTCGTATGAAATATCATCTTCCGGACCAGTCAATCTGGAGAAGTTTTTGGACAGGCTGAGCTCCCATCCAGGAAAGTTCATCACGTTCCGAGACAGAGTCTCTGACAGGGATACGTGTGAACTGTTCATATTAAACTGGATTGAAAACCAACGAGTGTCGGATCAGATG GTTATACTCAAGTTTCTGAAAATTCTTCATTCAGACTGGGAACCAATCGCATTGAAAACTGACgaagttttaaaactttattccTTAAACG GGGTATTTTCAAACACCAACATAACAAAAATTGCAAAGAGCATAGGGAGTAAATGGGAAAACCTAGCGAAGAAACTCGATGTAAGCGAAACGACGGTAGGTGAGACAAAATCTTATTTCAAGGAAGATTCGAACCGTGCTCTTCATACTCTGGACCAGTGGAGGCTGTCAGACAAAGTCATACACTCGGGGGCTAAAGCAGCTAAACCCCTCAGGTCAGCCATGCAGGCCTGTGGTTGTGGGGAGGATATCTTGTTCTTTGTGTCTATGCTTGGATGA